The segment CCGGGATTGGCGACCCGCACACCATCATAGTCGATCCAGGCGGGTTCATGAGTATGACCGAAACACAGCAGGTCATAGTCCGGCCCAAAGGCCTGAGCCACAGCCCCGGACAGGGGACGGCCCGACAAACCGAAGCCGTGCATCATCCCGATACGCAGCCCGCCTTCTACGGTCATGGAAAGCCGGGTCTCAAGCTCGCCGGACAAAGACCACTCATCCATGTTGCCAGCCACGGCGTGAAAACCCGGATGCTGCATGAAGAAGGACCATAATTCCTTGCTCGTCATGTCGCCCATGTGCAACAGAAGGTCGGCCTTGGCCAGATAGCGGTCATACACAGCCTGCATCCAGGGGGTTGGCCCCGTGGCATGTGTATCGGA is part of the Desulfovibrio ferrophilus genome and harbors:
- a CDS encoding metallophosphoesterase family protein, which gives rise to MKIALISDTHATGPTPWMQAVYDRYLAKADLLLHMGDMTSKELWSFFMQHPGFHAVAGNMDEWSLSGELETRLSMTVEGGLRIGMMHGFGLSGRPLSGAVAQAFGPDYDLLCFGHTHEPAWIDYDGVRVANPGSLRETGKAPTLAYVHVAADGTMTRELVQVPREMG